Proteins from one Desulforhopalus sp. genomic window:
- the rsmD gene encoding 16S rRNA (guanine(966)-N(2))-methyltransferase RsmD, with translation MRIISGTQKGRKLFTPPPRDKSIRPTSDKAREALFSILGKSIQGAKVLDLFAGTGAIGLEAFSRNADFVVFVENNSLALDLIKKNIALCLAGYTGNCGLRIIRHDLTKGLPFSHFPLETSAGFDFIFADPPYGKNMALSMLRAIDASSLLTENSTIVIEERYNTALPEALTNLYLTDKRVYGENGLWLYSSTI, from the coding sequence TTGAGAATTATTAGCGGTACGCAAAAGGGTCGAAAACTCTTCACGCCCCCTCCTCGTGACAAGAGTATCAGACCAACCTCGGATAAAGCGAGGGAGGCCCTGTTCAGTATCCTTGGCAAGTCCATCCAGGGCGCAAAAGTACTCGATCTTTTTGCCGGCACGGGGGCCATCGGCCTGGAGGCATTCAGCCGCAATGCTGATTTTGTTGTTTTCGTTGAAAATAACAGTCTGGCTCTGGATCTCATAAAAAAAAACATTGCCCTTTGTCTTGCCGGGTATACCGGGAACTGCGGGCTTCGCATCATTCGACATGATTTAACCAAGGGCTTGCCATTCAGCCATTTTCCACTGGAAACCAGCGCGGGGTTCGACTTCATCTTTGCCGATCCTCCCTATGGCAAGAATATGGCGTTGTCGATGTTAAGAGCTATCGATGCAAGTTCTCTGCTCACCGAAAACAGTACAATTGTTATCGAGGAAAGGTACAACACAGCTCTCCCGGAGGCTTTGACCAACCTCTACCTCACAGACAAACGGGTCTACGGTGAAAACGGCCTCTGGCTTTATAGTTCGACTATCTGA
- the ilvN gene encoding acetolactate synthase small subunit gives MKHTISVLLQNKPGVLSRVTGLFSGRGFNIESLCVAETLDPNVSCLTLVSRGDETIIEQITKQLNKLIDVIKVTEINDKDFVEREMALIRVKAEAHTRAEVLRVVDIFRGKVVDVSAKSYAVEVTGSASKIQAVIDILRPIGIKEIIRTGMIAMARANKAK, from the coding sequence ATGAAACATACGATTTCTGTGCTTCTGCAAAATAAACCGGGAGTGCTGTCCCGGGTAACAGGGCTATTTAGCGGTCGCGGCTTTAACATTGAAAGCCTCTGTGTCGCCGAAACCCTCGATCCGAATGTTTCCTGCCTCACCTTGGTGTCAAGAGGCGATGAAACAATCATCGAACAAATCACCAAACAGCTGAACAAACTCATCGATGTTATAAAGGTCACAGAAATCAACGACAAAGACTTCGTTGAAAGAGAGATGGCGCTTATTCGGGTAAAAGCTGAGGCCCATACTCGGGCCGAAGTACTGCGAGTGGTAGATATCTTTCGCGGCAAGGTCGTCGATGTCAGTGCTAAAAGTTATGCCGTTGAAGTAACCGGCTCTGCTTCCAAGATTCAGGCAGTTATCGATATCCTTCGCCCTATCGGCATCAAGGAGATTATCCGTACCGGAATGATCGCCATGGCTCGGGCTAATAAGGCGAAATAA
- a CDS encoding phosphatidylserine decarboxylase family protein yields MLTPQVPVAKEGYPFIFALAFATLLAGILAMKMVAGILLVATVFVLCFFRDPERLGPEREDALLSPADGKVIIIERVSDDRFTGEDVHKVSIFMNVFNVHVNRIPYNGKVDKILYKPGKFYSADSQQGGLQNEYCAAVVTTPSGKKFAFVQIAGLIARRIVCWLEAGDTVTRGKRFGLIRFGSRVDLYLPLETTLTVEIGQKVRAGETVLGYLQ; encoded by the coding sequence ATGCTCACTCCCCAAGTTCCTGTTGCCAAAGAAGGGTATCCTTTCATTTTTGCGCTGGCTTTTGCCACCCTCCTGGCGGGAATTCTCGCAATGAAGATGGTTGCCGGAATACTGCTGGTCGCCACTGTCTTCGTCTTATGTTTCTTCAGGGACCCCGAACGATTGGGCCCGGAGCGGGAGGATGCCCTTCTTTCACCCGCCGATGGCAAGGTCATTATCATAGAACGAGTCTCGGATGACAGGTTTACAGGTGAAGATGTTCATAAGGTCTCGATTTTCATGAATGTCTTTAATGTCCACGTTAACAGGATTCCCTACAACGGCAAAGTGGATAAAATTCTTTATAAGCCCGGGAAATTCTACTCCGCCGATAGTCAACAGGGAGGTCTGCAAAACGAATACTGTGCTGCCGTTGTCACAACGCCCTCCGGAAAAAAATTCGCCTTTGTACAGATTGCCGGGCTTATCGCCAGAAGAATTGTTTGTTGGCTTGAAGCCGGTGATACCGTGACCAGGGGGAAACGATTTGGGCTTATTCGGTTCGGCTCACGGGTTGATCTCTATCTTCCACTTGAAACCACCCTCACCGTGGAAATTGGCCAAAAAGTTCGCGCTGGAGAAACTGTTCTGGGCTACTTGCAATAG